The Pirellulales bacterium region CACAAAGTATTACCCAAGAAGGAGATAGGCAATGTTCGCTCTTTGTTTCACCCGTGCGGCTGCCGCCGAATTGCGACGTATCGAAGTCCGAAAAACGATCCGACGACAGTCGAAACCCGCCCTCAAGGCCATTCGGGTCGGTTTGGCCACTCTCGCCGTGGCATTGGCCGCAGCCGGAACCGCGTTTGCCGGCGGCAAAGGGGGGGGCGGCGGTCATGGTTTCGGAAATAACGGCGGCTCGTTCCGCATGTCAGCTCAAAAATTCAGCCAATCGGCGCCGAGATTCAACTCGAACAACTCCGCGCCCAAATCCATCGGTAATTTCAATAACGCCAAGTCACTCTCTCAGCCGTCGTGGAACAATCATTCATTCAGCACCCCCAAGAACCTGACCTTGAAAGCGCCAGATCAGTTCAACACCAAGCAAAGCTCCAACCTCGGCGGCCGAACTTTGGATCTTCGGAATCAAACAATCGGCGGCAAGGTTGGCGGTTTGACGAACATCGTGAAAAAATCCTCGCCGAGTTTGACGTTTCCTGCAACGAAGCGAATTGCCGATGCCGTGAAAGGTCAACCGATCATCGGCAATCCAAAGTTTGGCGGGCATTTGGTGAATGCCAACGGAAACAATCATTGCCGCGTCAAGACTCAATGCAGCGACTGGTGCTGGAAACAGCATTGCAAGCCGTGCCACTATCAACCCTGCCAACGCTGGACCTACTGGACCTACCCGACCTGGTGCAATCTGAATCGCTATCACTGTGGCTATTATGTCAACGTTCCCGTGGTGGTCGTTCAAGGAATCGATCTGCAATTACTCGCTATCCGAGCAGTTGACAGCGGCGACCCGGCGCAAAACCTTGGTCCGCGGTTCCGCGTTTGGATTCGCAACAACACGCCGACGCCGCTGCTCCGTCCGTTCAACATGCTGCTGATGGCCGCTCGCGACATGCTTCCGACTGCCGACTTGCCGCAAGCTGGCCTGCGAATCGAAGCGATGCAGCCCGGCCAAATCTTGCCGGTCGACATTCGCTTGCCGGTGCAAGCCAACGACGCCAACCTCGGCATGGTTCACGTCCTGGTCGATAGCCACCGTGAAATCCCCGAAGTGTTCGAAGACAACAATGGGATCGTGCTTCCTCGCGGCGAAGTGATGTCGGTCGATCCAGCCCTGCTGGCCGCCGACGTGCCAACCGCAGTGCCAGGAGCCGAAATCAACGTCGCCGGGGAAGGGTTGGGCCTTGCCGCGGGTCAGGTGATCGTGAAACTCGCCGGTTTGGATCTAGCAGCCGACGTCCTCGGCTGGTCGGACCTCGGACTGCGAATCAAGCTGCCGGCGGTGCAGATCGTCAATCCAGTGGATGCTCAGATCATCGCGATCCGCGCCGATGGAAAACAGGTCTCTCCCTTGCCGTTGAAAGTTGTGCCTGGCCAAGCGCAGATCAGCGCTCAACCGACTGCGGCTCAGCAAGCAATCGCCACCGACACCTCAACCCAACCGATGGCAGTGCAGGCAATGTTTGGTAATTAGTCGATCGCAACGGACCATCGACCTCCGGCAAACACGAAAAACTCCCTCCCTGTGCGAACCCCGGCCGTGCGAAGTAGCCAACTGGCGAAAGGCGCGGCCGGGTGTTTTTTGTGGGGGTTCAGAGTTGAGGGCTTGGAAAAACAAGTTACCGTTGGCTGCCGTGGGTTTGCGTGAATCCTGGGGAGTCGAGCTGAGCGTTGCCAGGTGGCGGATAAGTCGGCGGTGTGCCCATTGGCGGCACCCCGACAGGGGGCGGAATTGTGTTTGCAGGCGGAATTACCGCGGGCGGCGGCAATGTTTCAGGCGCGATGATCGCTGCTGGTGGAATCGCTGCCGCAGGTTGAATTCCCACGCCTGGAATTGGCTGGCTATTCGCGCGCAATTGCTGCGCTCGACTCACAAGCTGTTCGTTTGGCACCTGCACGGTGGGAATCATGTGATATTCGTATGCCCGCTCATCGCGGACTTCTCCCGGCCAGATGTTCTCGGTGAAAAAGTCGATGCCGAACCATTCGTACCACGGCGTTTTCACGGGCTGATAGACCGTGAGCGTTTCGTAGCCATCTTTCACCAAACGCACTTTTCGCGTGCCATAGTAAATGAAATCGGTCGAGACCGGCGTTGCGCCGATCGGGTAATCGTCGATGTAAACCATGGCCCCCGGTGGATTGCTGCGCACCGTCATCCGTCGCTGTACGCATCCTGCGCTCACGGCAATCGTCAACAGCGATAGCGCGGCAGCAAGCGAACGAAGACGAGATCGCACTGCACGT contains the following coding sequences:
- a CDS encoding PEGA domain-containing protein, with protein sequence MSKRAVRSRLRSLAAALSLLTIAVSAGCVQRRMTVRSNPPGAMVYIDDYPIGATPVSTDFIYYGTRKVRLVKDGYETLTVYQPVKTPWYEWFGIDFFTENIWPGEVRDERAYEYHMIPTVQVPNEQLVSRAQQLRANSQPIPGVGIQPAAAIPPAAIIAPETLPPPAVIPPANTIPPPVGVPPMGTPPTYPPPGNAQLDSPGFTQTHGSQR